The Glaciimonas sp. PCH181 nucleotide sequence ATCTTGGCTGGCGTCGATACCATTTGCAGGATCGATCAAATGGCCGTTTTTAATATGCAGTTTCATGTGTTATTTTTTCTTGTTCAGGTATTTTCAGAAAACTCAATTCCCAGCCAGAATACTCATCACCGCCATCCGCACCGCGATCCCAAACGTGACTTGCGGCAGAATCACCGCTTGCGCACCGTCTGCAACGGCGGAATCAATTTCGACGCCGCGATTCATTGGCCCCGGATGCATGACGATTGCGTCAGGTTTTGCCAGCGCCAGTCGCTCTGGCGTCAAACCGTAACTCTTGAAAAATTCCTGCGCTGACGGCAGCAATGCACCGGTCATACGTTCATTCTGCAGACGCAACATAATGATCACATCAACGCCCTTCAGACCTTCGTTCATGTCGGTAAATACCCGCACACCCATTTGCTCCAATCCACTCGGCAACAGCGTGCGTGGACCAATTGCCCGCACTTCCGGCACGCCCAATGTCGTCAGCCCATGAATATCTGAGCGAGCAACGCGACTATGCAGAATATCGCCGACAATCGCCACCGTCAGATTGGTGAAATCTTTTTTGTAGTGACGAATCGTGTACATGTCGAGCAGACCCTGCGTCGGATGTGCATGACGACCATCACCCGCATTCACCACGTGCACGTGCGACTGTTTGGTATCGATCAGATGCTTGGCAATCAGATACGGGGCACCTGACTGAGAATGGCGCACCACAAACATATCCGCATGCATGGCGGCAAGGTTGTCGATCGTATCCAGCAACGATTCGCCTTTGCTGGCGCTGGAGGCAGAGATGTTCAGATTGATGACATCGGCTGAGAGCCGCTTTGATGCGATCTCAAACGTCGTCCGCGTACGGGTGGAGTTCTCAAAAAACAGGTTGAAGACGCTTTTTCCGCGCATCAACGGTACTTTTTTGACTTCGCGGTCACTGATACCGACGAAAGAAGACGCCGTGTCCAAAATGTGCGTCACCACCGAAGTCGGTAACCCTTCGATGGTCAACAGATGTTGGAGTTCGCCGTTTTTATTGAGTTGAGGATTAAGCATTACGATGTACCGTCAGAGAGAGTTCGCCATTGTCGGCGCGTTGAAGTTCTAGCGATTCGCCGGCGACCAGCGACACGGTATCGGCGACAAAATCAGCGCGTATCGGCAGCTCACGTCCACCTCGGTCGATTAATGCTGCCAGCATGATTTTTGCCGGTCGACCGTAGTCGAATAATTCATTAATCGCAGCGCGTGTGGTGCGTCCGGTATACAGCACGTCGTCCACCAACAAAATGGTGGCGCCATTCACATCGAATGTAATTTGGGCTGGTTTGACGTCAGCGCGCAGGCCTTTTTCCGCAAAGTCATCACGATAAAACGAAACGTCGATAAAGCCTAAACGATCGTTATCAGTGAGTTTCAGGGCTGCCATCAAGCGCTCGGCTAGCCAGGCGCCACCGGAATAAATGCCGACTACGGCGACATTTTCAGCATTGGCTAAACCGGCAATGACTTGCTTTTCCAGGACCTGATAAAGCGCTTCGGCATCATATGTTGCGTGAGATGTTGTCATGAAAATTCATCTTTTTGTCAGTATGCAATCTGGTTAATCATAAAGTCCGCATGAGCCTGCCGTAAAGTTGGCGCAGCTCAGCCCCCTAAATCATCGAAATATTGCTGCAAAATGATCGCCGCAGCACGGTCGTCAATTAACTCACCGCGTTGATGTTGGATGACTGCCGACGAATAACGCTCATCAACGAGCACCACGGCGACGCCATAGCGCCCATGCAATTGGTTGGCAAAACGACGACAACGCACGCTCATTTCATGCGGTGCGCCATCTGGATGTAAGGGTAAGCCGACGATACAACGTGTAGGTTGCCACTCTTTGAGCAAAGTGGCGATTTCGATAAATTTGGCATCGTTGCTGATGGCGCTGATGATGGTCAAAGGTTGCGCTTGCTTCAGCAAAGTATTACCGACGGCAACGCCCACGCGTTTGAGGCCGAAATCAAAGCCGAGAATAGTCTCCATTAACGCGTCACCGCTGCAGGTTCAGCGCCTGCCATCAACTCATGCACGACCGGATTCTCCTGTCAGCATGTAGGGATCAATGCCGAGCAATTTAAGCGCCGCAACAAAGCGCTCTTCCACCGGCAAATCGAAAATGATAGACGGATCAGCGACCACGGTCAGCCAGCCATTGCGGGCAATTTCATCCTCGAGCTGACCGGCATCCCAGCCGGAACAGCCCAAACTGACCATCAATTGCGTCGGACCGGTGCCATGAGCAACCTCTTCCAACACATCTTTTGAAGTAGTCATTGCAATGTGATCCGTGACTTTAAGCGTCGATGAGTAGATTTTGAGCGGCGAATGCAGCACAAATCCGCGCTCCACCTGCACCGGACCGCCAAACATCACCGGTCGTGCCGACATGCTGTCGCCAAATTTAGCGTGGCTGTCGGAGTAAGCGGCGGCATGCGTATGCTGCGGAGCAATTTCCAGCGTCAGATCAATGCGTTCAAATAGCACGTCCATCGTCATATCGGTTGGCTTATTAATGACAACGCCCAGCGCGCCATTCACGTTATGTTCGCACAAATAGACGACAGTTCCGCCAAACACCGGGTCTTGCATAGTCGGCATGGCGATCAGAAAATGATTCGTCAGATCCAGC carries:
- the ruvX gene encoding Holliday junction resolvase RuvX; protein product: METILGFDFGLKRVGVAVGNTLLKQAQPLTIISAISNDAKFIEIATLLKEWQPTRCIVGLPLHPDGAPHEMSVRCRRFANQLHGRYGVAVVLVDERYSSAVIQHQRGELIDDRAAAIILQQYFDDLGG
- a CDS encoding YqgE/AlgH family protein, with the translated sequence MSVMAKQHKNPAVSAPLDTLTATSTLSDPSLLDLTNHFLIAMPTMQDPVFGGTVVYLCEHNVNGALGVVINKPTDMTMDVLFERIDLTLEIAPQHTHAAAYSDSHAKFGDSMSARPVMFGGPVQVERGFVLHSPLKIYSSTLKVTDHIAMTTSKDVLEEVAHGTGPTQLMVSLGCSGWDAGQLEDEIARNGWLTVVADPSIIFDLPVEERFVAALKLLGIDPYMLTGESGRA
- the pyrR gene encoding bifunctional pyr operon transcriptional regulator/uracil phosphoribosyltransferase PyrR; the protein is MTTSHATYDAEALYQVLEKQVIAGLANAENVAVVGIYSGGAWLAERLMAALKLTDNDRLGFIDVSFYRDDFAEKGLRADVKPAQITFDVNGATILLVDDVLYTGRTTRAAINELFDYGRPAKIMLAALIDRGGRELPIRADFVADTVSLVAGESLELQRADNGELSLTVHRNA
- a CDS encoding aspartate carbamoyltransferase catalytic subunit, encoding MLNPQLNKNGELQHLLTIEGLPTSVVTHILDTASSFVGISDREVKKVPLMRGKSVFNLFFENSTRTRTTFEIASKRLSADVINLNISASSASKGESLLDTIDNLAAMHADMFVVRHSQSGAPYLIAKHLIDTKQSHVHVVNAGDGRHAHPTQGLLDMYTIRHYKKDFTNLTVAIVGDILHSRVARSDIHGLTTLGVPEVRAIGPRTLLPSGLEQMGVRVFTDMNEGLKGVDVIIMLRLQNERMTGALLPSAQEFFKSYGLTPERLALAKPDAIVMHPGPMNRGVEIDSAVADGAQAVILPQVTFGIAVRMAVMSILAGN